CGACCCCGATCTCCCCGGCCATGCGACCCAGAGCGGCGGCATGGGGGTAACCGGCCGCAACGGCACCGGCCGGAGCGAGACAGCGGATCCCCTCGTAGCGATTGCAGAGATCACGTATCTGTCGCACCACGGCGTCGGTGGGGACACCGGCGGTCTGCATCGGACGATAGATCACCGGGACATCCAAATCCGCGCACTGCCGGAGCCCGGCGATATCGGGGAGCACCCCCGCTTCCAGAAGCATCCTGTAGGAAAAGGGGAGGATGAAGGCCTGCCCCCCCTCAAAGGGCAATTCCCGGAGCGCCGGGAACTTCATCTCCAGATACCGTCGCACCTGAGGCAGGAGTGCCTCTGTTTCCTCCGGAACGGTCACCACGGCCCGATCGCTCATGCCGGGCTGTTCGTGGTCGGGCAAGGCGGGTGCTACCCTGCTGTAGGGATCAAAGCGGATCGGCAGTGCCCCCCGCTGGAGCTCCCGGCCCGTGAGCTCGTAGACATTGAGCCCCTCCAGGCCTGCATCCTCCAGCTTGCGGTAGGTCTCCGGAAGAGAGAGCCCTTCCTCGGAACCCATCTCCCGGAGATCCTTCAGATCCGCCACCACCGCCACCTGCATATGGTCGCCCTCTTCCTGCCAACGCTGCAGCAGCGCAGGCAGCGACAGGAGCAGGGCAAGCCCAAGGGCCAGGAAAAACAACACTCGTCTGTTCATGCTTCACTCCTCCCGGCGGCCAACTGCCATGCCAGGCTATATCCCGCCTGCTCCAGCAGACGGCTGGCCACAGCCAACGGCAGACCCACCACATTGTAAAAACACCCTGACAGCGACTCCACGAGAAGGCCCCCGAGAGCCTGTATCCCATAGGCGCCGGCCTTGTCGAAGGGTTCGCCGCTCGCTACGTAGGCAGCAAGCGCCGCTTCCGGGAGATGGCGGAAACGGACCAGGGTCTCGCCATAGTCCGACCGCATCCTTCCGTCGGCTCCGATCACCGCAACACCGGTAACGACGCGGTGTTCCGCTCCGTTCAATCGCCGCAGCATCGCCAGCGCCTCGCTCCTCTCCACGGGCTTCCCCAGGAGCTCTTCTCTCCAGATCACCATCGTATCGGCGGCCAGGACGGGGCGGAGGGTGTTCCCGGCGGCGACCTGCTCAGCCTTCACACGCGCCAGACGGACCGCCGCGTCGACGGGAGCCTCTGTCGGAGCGGTGCTCTCGTCGATCCCCGCAGGCTGCACCGCCACGGTCCATCCGAGCCGCTCCAGAAGCTCCGCCCGCCTCGGGCTGGCCGAGGCCAGCAACAGCGGCCGCCCGCCGCCGGGACTCATCGACTCAGCCATATGCCGACCACCGCCCCGATCAGGGTTCCCAGGTTGACCCGGAAGGAGATGGAGAGACCGCACCGCATAAAGACGAGGTCCAGTTCCCGGAGGTCGAACCCCACTGCGGGCAGGGGCGAGAAGTAGGGGAAGAGCAGCCCCAGGCGATGGAGCAGCAATCCGGCGAGGGTTCCCAGAACAATGCAGACCACAATGACCAACCAACGTTTCGTTCGCACAGGCAGCGTCCTTTCATCGCATGACGGACATCGCCAGAGCCAGGCCGCCTATGGCAAAACAGTACCACGCAAAGCCGCCCCATCGCCCGCCGATGACAACCTTGCGGAGCACCATCAGGGAAAACAGTCCCGACACCAGGGCAATCACGGCACCCGCTATCCAGCCGGAAGGCAGGCTCGCCACAAAACCGCTCACCCCGGCGGTGTCGGTCAGTTCGAGCAACAAACCGCCCGCAATGGCGGGCAGAGAGAGCAAAAAGGAAAACCGGAAGGCGTCGTCCCGCCGGACACCCAGAAAGAGGGCCGTGACGATGGTGATCCCCGAACGGGAGATGCCGGGTATGACGGCGAATCCCTGGACCAGTCCGACCACAAGGCCAACTACCAGACCGATCCGCCCGGCTCCGGAGGACGGGGACAACCGGCTCCCTGCAAGCAGCACCGCCCCTGTACCGAGCAAGGCGGCTCCGATGGCCGCGAGACTGCCGATCCACACCTCGACAAAGGGTTTCAGAGCGATGCCCACGACTCCCGTCACCACCGTGCCGGCAAGGATCGCCCATCCCATCCGCCAGCCTTCGGAGTCCCTTGCCCCGGAACCTCCGAAACCGGAGCCCCACTGCACCGCCAGAGCGATCAGGTCCCTACGGAAATAGAGGATTGTCGCGGTCATCGTCGCGACATGCAGGAGGATATCGAAGGAGAGAGGGGGCTCCGACCAGCGCAACAACACCTGGGCCAGCCCCAGATGACCGGAACTGCTGACAGGCAGGAACTCCGTAAGCCCCTGCACCAGACCAAGCAATGAGGATTCTATCACCGGCGATCCACTCCATAACGTCTGTGCTGGATTTGTGCTTGCGTACGAACAGTGTCGATGCTACTCCTTCACCACGGAAATCATAGGCATCACGAGCGGATTGGAACGCGCGTTCTTGCGCAACAGGGAGCGCAGTCTTCCCCGCACCTCCTCGGCGAGCAGCTCGGGGGAGCGATCCTTTCGTTCGGCCACCCGGCCGACCTCCCGGGTCACGGACTCCTCGAGCATCTCGTAGAGCTCCCTGGCATCCCCCTTGTGGACATATCCGCGGCTTTCGAACCGCGGTGTGCTCTTGAGTCGCAACTGTCTGTCCACAGCAATGGAAACCACAATGACCCCGTCTTCGGAGAGATCCCGCCGCTCTTTGAGGAGACTGTCTTCCATCTCGCCCAACGCCTTCCCGTCCACCAGGATAGCGCCTGCGGGCACCGTCTGCTTGACACCGGCGCGTTTTCCGGTGATCCGCAACACATCGCCGGCCCGCATGACAAAGGCGTGTTTCGCAGACACCCCCACCTCTTCGGCCAGCTGTGCGTGCCGCACCTGATGACGGTACTCGCCGTGGATCGGCACGAAGAAATCGGGACGAACCATGCTGAGCATCATTTTCAGCTCCTCCCGGGCGGCGTGGCCGGAGACATGGATCTCCTTGTTCTCCTCGTAGATCACCTCGCAGCCACAGGCGAAGAGCCTGTTGATCGTCCGGCTGACCAGCTTTTCGTTGCCCGGGATGGGGGTAGCGTTCACCACAACCAGATCCTTGGATCCGACGTTGAGATGGCGGTGCTCCCCCTTGCTCATCAACACCAGCCCCGAGAAGGGTTCTCCCTGGCTGCCGGTGGTCAGGACCGCCGTTCTGTTGGGAGGGTGGTTGTTGGCCTCGTGCATAGGGAGAAACATGCTGTCGTCCACGTTGAGATAGCCCAGCTCCCGGGCGAGCTCCACGTTTCTGATCATGCTGCGCCCCATCAGGGCCACCTTTCTGTTGAACTGGGCCGCGGTGTCGAAGACCTGCTGGACCCGATGCAGATTGCTGGCGAAGGAGGCCATGATGATCCGCCTGGACCGGTGCAGCCGGAAAATCCGCTCCAGTGTCCGTCCCACCACACGCTCCGAAGGGGTGAATCCGCTCCGTTCCACATTGGTGGAATCGGAGAGCATCAGCATGACACCCTCGTTGCCCAGCTCCGCGAAGGTGCTGTAGTCGGTGATGCGGCCGTCGATGGGCGTGGGATCAAGCTTGAAATCCCCCGTATGGACCACCTTGCCGAGAGGCGTATCGATCGCCAGCCCCACACCGTCGGGAATAGAGTGGCACACCGAGATGAACCGGATACCGAAGACGCCGAGCTGGATGGTATCGTTGGCGCTGATCTCGTGCATTTCTGCTTTGTATCGGGGAATGGCCTCCTCGAACTTGCTGCGCACCAGTCCCAGGGTGAGCTTGGTACCGTAGATGGGACAGTCGATCTTGGGAAGCACAAAGGGCAATGCACCGATATGGTCTTCGTGGCCATGGGTCAGCACAAGCCCCCTGATCCGATGTTTGTTTTTCTCCAGGTAGGTGATATCGGGGATCACGTAGTCGATCCCCAGCATGTCCTCGTCGGGGAACATCAATCCCGAATCAATGATCATGATGTCCTCCCCGTATTCGAGGAGGTACATATTCTTCCCGATCTCCCCGACTCCTCCCAGCGGAATGAAGCGCAGCTCCTCCTGCTGCTTGCTCCGCGACGAACGACGGCTCTTCTTGCTCTTCGATCCAGTCTGTGTATTCTGTTCGCTCTGCTTCTTCATGGAACCTCCAGTATCTATGTGTGATTCGTTTTTCGCATCCGAGACAGCGTATCATCCCGCCAACGACACAACGACTCAAGGGGCAGCCCCGAAGGCGCCCCTTGACAGAACAGATTCATAGTACTGTCCGGGAAACCGCGGGTCAAGGAAGGCGGGCACTCTCCTTTACAAAATTCGGGGAGAGATGCCCGGTACCAACTTTTTTCTCTCCATGGGTTGCACACTCCGCAAAGGCATGATAGTATATTTCGCGCTCTAGGGGCAAGAAAAAAGATGAACGGCACTGGGGTATGGTCTAATTGGCAGGACGCCTGACTCTGGATCAGGTAGTCGTGGTTCGAGTCCACGTACCCCAGCCAGATTTTGAGTGGTCCCTTCGTCTAGTGGTCTAGGACGGCGGGTTCTCAGCCCGTTAACAGGGGTTCGAATCCCCTAGGGACTGCCAGGTTTCGAGCGGCGGCTTGCGAGCCGCCGCTTTTCCTATCTTCGAACAATCGCGAAGGGATGGAGCCGATGCCCCTCTTCCCTGTTTCGAACCCGGAAGCACCGCCACATCTGTCCCGCTACCAGAGAGCGCTGCTGCTCCTGCCGCTGTTGGCGGATCAGGCGAGCAAACTGCTGGCAAGCAGGCTGCTGGCCTCGTCGTCCTACCCGGCGTCCGGGAACGCTCTGGTGTTTGCGCTGCACCACAACAGCGGCGCCGCCTTCTCCCTCTTTCACAACCCCGACAGCCCCCTGTTCCTCGCCGCGGCGACCGCAATCCCCCTCCTGCTCGTCACCTATCTGATCCGGACCCGCACAGGCCGGCTCCCCTCCGGGCTCCTGCTGCTCTGGGGAGGGGCGCTGGGGAACATGGCCGACAGGCTCTTCCGGGGGTATGTGGTGGATTTTATCGCTCTCAACATCCCCTGGAGCGGCTTCCTCTACTTCAACCTCGCCGATCTCTGGATCATTGCGGGATCCCTGGCTCTCGTCCTCCCCTTTGTTCTGCCCTCCCCAAAAACGTGGAATGATACCAATTCGGAGAGAAAAAGGCACCAATCGGACATGTAACGGCATTGCGCGGATATGCTATCCTTAATCCACCCAATGCAGGCGCTGTGTACTGTTGCCGCCGAGAGGTGATCAAAAATATGAAAAAAACGAACGCTCTTCGCTTTCTGGAAAAACAGGGCATCCCTTTCACATTGCGAAGCTATGAGGTAGACCCCGACAATGTCGGCGCCGATTATGTGGCCGCGCAGATCGGCATACCCATCGAACGGGCCTGCAAAACCCTCGCCACCAGAGCCGACAGGGAAACGGTGCTGCTTGCCGGTCTGCCGGGCCATGCCGAGCTGGACCGGAAGAAGCTGGCCGCCTTGAGCGGACACAAGAAGGTGGAGATGCTGCCCCTCCGGGAGGTGGAGCAGGTGACGGGGTATATCCGCGGCGGCGTCTCGCCGATCGGATGCAAACGGGTCTTCCCTGTCTACCTGGAGGCCTCCCTCCTGCAGCACGAGACCATCTGTGTCAGCGCCGGCAGGCGGGGACTCCAGATCGTCCTGGCCCCGCAGGCTCTGGTCGACCTGCTCGGTGCGATCACCGGGGATATCTGCAAGTCCGCTGGAGCAGCACAATGACCGCCCGCCACCGGACCATCGCCGAGGAACTGCTGCTGGAACACTGGCAGGTGGAAGCCGTCCTCCGGCTCATGGACGAGGGCTGCACCATCCCCTTTATCACCCGGTACCGGAAGGAGGCCACCGGGAGCCTTGACGAGGTGGATATCACCAGGATACGGGACAGGAACGACGCTCTGGCCGCCCTGGACGAACGGAAGGAGCGTATTCTCCGGTCGTTGCGGGAACGGGAGCTTTTGAGCGACGAACTGGAGCGGGCCATCGCCGGGGCCGGCACACTGCAGGTTCTGGAGGACATCTATCTTCCCTACCGACCAAAGCGGACGACCAGAGCCGCCCGGGCCAGGGAACGGGGGCTGGAGCCTCTGGCCCTCCTGCTGTGGGAACAGAGCGGACACGACCCCGTGGAGAAAGCCAAAACCTTTGTCGACAGCGAAGCCGGGATCGACGATGAGGATGCCGCTCTGGACGGCGCCTGCGACATCATCACCGAATGGATCAGCGAAGATCGGGGGATACGGGAGAGGCTGCGGTCGCTCTATGGGAGCAAGGGGATCGTCACCTCGAAGGTCAAGGCCGCCAAAAAGAACGACCGGGAGGCACAGACCTTCCGGGACTATTTCGAATGGGGCGAGGGCATCACCCGCATCCCCTCGCACAGGGTACTTGCGCTCTTCCGTGGAGAGTCCCAGGGTGTTCTGACGGTGAAGATCGGGGTTCCCGAAGCGGAGGCGCTCCAGCTGATCGAACACGATATCGTCACCGGCCTCGGCCCCGACTCGGAGGAGATCCAGTCGGCGTCGCGGAATGCCTTCAAGCGCCTCCTGGCCCCGGCGATGGAAAAGGAGATGCGCCGACAGCTGAAAACGGAGGCCGACATCGAGGCCATCGACGTCTTCTCCGCCAACCTGAAGAAGCTGCTCATGGCCCCTCCTTTCGGCAATCGCCGCGTCCTCGCCGTGGATCCCGGCCTGCGGACGGGATGCAAGGTGGTCTGCCTCGACGAACAGGGGGGGCTGCTCCACCAGGAGGTTCTCTACCCCCTGAATGGAGACAGCCAGGCCAGGGAAGCCGCCGCACGTTTCGGCGAACTGGCTGGACACTACCGTCCCGAAGCCATCGCCATTGGAAACGGCACCGGCGGGCGGGAAACAGAACAGTTTTTCCGGAACAGTGTCTCCCTTCCGGAGGGTGTGGTGGTCAGCCTGGTCAATGAAAGCGGGGCCTCGGTCTACTCCACCTCCGAAGCCGCCCGGAGGGAGTTCCCCGATCAGGACGCCACCGTCCGGGGCGCCGTTTCCATCGGGCGGCGCCTCATGGACCCGCTCGCCGAACTTGTGAAGATCGACCCCAAATCCATCGGGGTGGGACAGTACCAGCACGATGTGGACCAGAAGGCGCTCCGATCCGCCCTGGACGACACGGTGGAGCTCTGCGTCAACGCAGTGGGGGTGGCCGTCAACACCGCCAGCCCGGAGCTCCTCGCCCGCGTATCGGGACTCAGCGGAAAGAAGGCCGAGGCCATCGTCCGCTTCCGCGCCGAAAAGGGGCTCTTCGCCTCCCGGCAGGCGCTCAAAGCCGTCCCGGGCATCGGCCCCAAGGCCTTCGAACAGTGCGCCGGCTTCATCCGCATCCCCGGCGGCGACAACCCGCTGGACGCCGGGGCCGTACACCCCGAAAACTACCCCATTGTAGAAGCCATGGCCGCCGATCTGGGATGCACCGTCAGAGAGCTTCTCGACAGCCGGGCACTCCAGCAGCAGATCGACCCGAACCGGTATATCACCGCCGATGTCGGTCTTCCGACACTGCAGGATATCCTTGAAGAACTGGCACGGCCCGGAAGAGACCCCCGAAGCCCCTTCGCCGCCTTCGCGTTCGACCCGCGCGTCCGCTCCATCGACGATCTCGCTCCGGGGATGGTGCTGCCCGGCATTGTCACCAACGTCACCTCCTTCGGGGCCTTTGTCGATGTCGGCGTCCACAACGACGGGCTCATCCACATCAGCGAACTGGCCGACCGCTTTGTGCCCCACCCTTCGGAGGTTGTGAGCCCCGGCGACCGGATCCACGTGCTCGTGCTGGATATCGATACCGAACGCAAACGGATCTCCTTCTCCAAAAAGGGACTCAACCGAGAGGGATGATCCGCTCCGAGGCGCTTTCGGCGCTCCGCTCCGTGTTGACCCGTTCCGCACCACCGGGGTGGTCCCGACGCATGGCCCAGCTCCGGCGTCCGGGCTCACCCGACCCCGCCAGCCAGATCAGTTCTTCACCGGAGGCGTTGATGCTGTCCACGACGCGCATCAATCGGCGCTGCCTGCTCCGGTCGGCCACGGCGAAGAGTCTGGGCTGTACGGCCTGCCGCGGAACCAGAGGAGCGAGGACCACCGAAACCTTCTTGAAGCTGTATCCGCTGCGGTAGATCTCCTCTATCCCCCGCAGCGCCGCCTTCACCAGCGTGGGCGTATACTCCGTCGGTTCGGCGAGCCTCACATCGATGCCCTGAGCGTACTGGGGTGCCTCCCTGTCGAACCGGTTCGTCATGATGGCCACCTGCACACAGGTGGCCATCATGCCATCCCGTCGCATCCGTTCGGCGGCGTCAGCCACATAGGCCGCCGCTGCCTCGGCGAGGTCCCCGTACGAGGAGAGCGGCCTTCCGAAACTCTTGGCCACAGAGACGGACTTCCGCGGCTCCCGCCGCTCTCTGAGCGCGTAACAGGGGATCCCGCGCAGTTCGTAGGCCATCTGCACGACCCGAATCCCATAGCCCTTGAGCGCCGCTTCTTCATAATCCCGCAGTGCCTCGGCAGTGGTGAGCCCGATCTTCCGGAGACCCCGCGCCAGACGTCTCCCCACCCCCCAGATCTCTTCAACGGGGGTCTGGCGGAGAATCGCATCCCGCTCCCCGGCATCCCGGGGCAGCACAAAAACCCCCTGGGACAGTCGGTTCCTCTTGACGTGATGCACCGCCACCTTGGCCAGGGTCTTGGTATCGGCGACACCGATCGAAAGGGGAACCCCTGTCTGCCGCCACACCGCCCGACGGATATCGCGGGCATAGCCGGCGGGGTCTTTCCTGGCGAGGATGTCCAGAGAAAGAAAGGCCTCATCGATGGAGTAGACCTCCATAAGGGGAGAGAAACGACGGAGCACATCCATCACCTGACGGGAGACACGGTTGTAGAATGCGTGGTCCCCGCTGAGGACAGCCACATTGTGGCGTTCCAGAAAGGGGCGTACCTTGAAATATGGGGTGCCCATGGCCACACCCAGGGCCTTGACCTTCGGCGAACGGGCCACGATGCAGCCGTCGTTGTTGGAAAGCACCACCACCGGTCGATCTCGCAGAGCGGCGTTGCGCACCCGCTCGCAGGAGACATAGAAGTTGTCGCAATCGCACAGCGCGATCAGCAATGTAATCACCTCGCCTTGAAGTAAACATACAGTAGGCTGGGCGCGCTGTCAATAAGTAAACTTTTTCGAGAAATTGTAACATTTTGGTGCGAAGCGCTTACGATCCGTCCATGTAGGGAAAAGAAGGTATACGTAATGGCACGGGAACAAGGAGTCCCGTGCCATTACGGAAGGCTCTCATGGAGGAAAGCCGACTGCGCCCCGATATGACGTGCCATCCAGGGACGCAGAGGGAGATCAGGCTTCGTAGATGAAATAGACCCCGGCGAGAATGATCAGGACACCGCAGACCCGGTTGATCCACAGCGTTCCCCTGGAGCGTTCGTCCCACTGCATGAACCGCTGTACGAACCCGGCGAAGGTCCCCACGGCGATGATCACCAGGGCGACACCGGCGGCGTAGGCGAACAGCAGCAACATGCTGAATACAGGCTGCGTGGCCACGATTTTCAGCACCAGCACCATCACCGGCGCCACATAGGCGAAGGAACAGGGACCCACCGCCAGCCCCGAAACCAACCCGAGGACCAGAGCGCCCATGGCGCCTGAGCGCTTCGTTTCGACAGCAGGCTGAGCAAACCAGGGGATGGTGATGACCTCCAGCAGGTGCAGCCCGACAACAACAAGGATGGCGGCCACAAGGTAGTTGAGATAGCTGCCGATCCCCGAAAGAAAGTGCCCCGCCGTAGCGATCAATCCCCCGATAAGCAACAGGTTCACCAGTATGCCGACCCCGAACAGCGAGGAGAGCAGCAGAGCCTTCCGGGGATTCTCGGCGCTCTGGCTATCCACGTAGCCGACGATGAGCGGGATCGCCACAATGTTGCAGGGGCTGAGGATGATGCTCATGCCGCCCCACAACAGCGCCGCGCCGATGGCGATCCCGCTGGACTCCTGCAGGGCCACGCTTATCGTGCGAATGAAAGCATCCATCGTACCAGCTCCCTTAGGATTCGTTCTCCGGAGGCTCCACGCCGAGCTTCTTCAGACCCACCCGGAGCTCCTCCAGTTTCGCCATACCCTCGTGTTTCCCGATCGCCTTTCCGGACGGGTCAAGGATAACCAGGGTGGGCACCACGCGGACGTTGTACCGCTCGGCCACTGCCTGATTCTCCCACACGTCGACCGTCTGTACCTCCAGTGCACCGCTGAATTCCTGATCCAGATCAGAGACCACCGGCCCCATAGCCTTGCAGGCCGGTCAGGTGGCCGTTTTCAGATAGAGGAGTCTGTAGGCCCCTTCGTCGGCCGCTGCGGATTCCGTCCCTGCTTCAGTCGGGACCGCGGTCCCATCCGATGCCACCTCGCCCGAGCCGGCATCGGCCGACGCTGTCGGGACCTGTGCGGCAGTGGGCAACGCCTGCGCGTTCTCCTGCTCCGCCACGGGCTGCTCTCCGGCGACGTCAGCCTGTTCCGCAGGATGGTCCCTGTTTTTCAGCACCAGGGCGCCGCCA
This portion of the Synergistales bacterium genome encodes:
- a CDS encoding Maf family protein — its product is MSPGGGRPLLLASASPRRAELLERLGWTVAVQPAGIDESTAPTEAPVDAAVRLARVKAEQVAAGNTLRPVLAADTMVIWREELLGKPVERSEALAMLRRLNGAEHRVVTGVAVIGADGRMRSDYGETLVRFRHLPEAALAAYVASGEPFDKAGAYGIQALGGLLVESLSGCFYNVVGLPLAVASRLLEQAGYSLAWQLAAGRSEA
- a CDS encoding DUF4321 domain-containing protein, with the translated sequence MRTKRWLVIVVCIVLGTLAGLLLHRLGLLFPYFSPLPAVGFDLRELDLVFMRCGLSISFRVNLGTLIGAVVGIWLSR
- a CDS encoding undecaprenyl-diphosphate phosphatase encodes the protein MIESSLLGLVQGLTEFLPVSSSGHLGLAQVLLRWSEPPLSFDILLHVATMTATILYFRRDLIALAVQWGSGFGGSGARDSEGWRMGWAILAGTVVTGVVGIALKPFVEVWIGSLAAIGAALLGTGAVLLAGSRLSPSSGAGRIGLVVGLVVGLVQGFAVIPGISRSGITIVTALFLGVRRDDAFRFSFLLSLPAIAGGLLLELTDTAGVSGFVASLPSGWIAGAVIALVSGLFSLMVLRKVVIGGRWGGFAWYCFAIGGLALAMSVMR
- a CDS encoding ribonuclease J, with amino-acid sequence MKKQSEQNTQTGSKSKKSRRSSRSKQQEELRFIPLGGVGEIGKNMYLLEYGEDIMIIDSGLMFPDEDMLGIDYVIPDITYLEKNKHRIRGLVLTHGHEDHIGALPFVLPKIDCPIYGTKLTLGLVRSKFEEAIPRYKAEMHEISANDTIQLGVFGIRFISVCHSIPDGVGLAIDTPLGKVVHTGDFKLDPTPIDGRITDYSTFAELGNEGVMLMLSDSTNVERSGFTPSERVVGRTLERIFRLHRSRRIIMASFASNLHRVQQVFDTAAQFNRKVALMGRSMIRNVELARELGYLNVDDSMFLPMHEANNHPPNRTAVLTTGSQGEPFSGLVLMSKGEHRHLNVGSKDLVVVNATPIPGNEKLVSRTINRLFACGCEVIYEENKEIHVSGHAAREELKMMLSMVRPDFFVPIHGEYRHQVRHAQLAEEVGVSAKHAFVMRAGDVLRITGKRAGVKQTVPAGAILVDGKALGEMEDSLLKERRDLSEDGVIVVSIAVDRQLRLKSTPRFESRGYVHKGDARELYEMLEESVTREVGRVAERKDRSPELLAEEVRGRLRSLLRKNARSNPLVMPMISVVKE
- the lspA gene encoding signal peptidase II; the protein is MPLFPVSNPEAPPHLSRYQRALLLLPLLADQASKLLASRLLASSSYPASGNALVFALHHNSGAAFSLFHNPDSPLFLAAATAIPLLLVTYLIRTRTGRLPSGLLLLWGGALGNMADRLFRGYVVDFIALNIPWSGFLYFNLADLWIIAGSLALVLPFVLPSPKTWNDTNSERKRHQSDM
- the ybaK gene encoding Cys-tRNA(Pro) deacylase encodes the protein MKKTNALRFLEKQGIPFTLRSYEVDPDNVGADYVAAQIGIPIERACKTLATRADRETVLLAGLPGHAELDRKKLAALSGHKKVEMLPLREVEQVTGYIRGGVSPIGCKRVFPVYLEASLLQHETICVSAGRRGLQIVLAPQALVDLLGAITGDICKSAGAAQ
- a CDS encoding RNA-binding transcriptional accessory protein: MTARHRTIAEELLLEHWQVEAVLRLMDEGCTIPFITRYRKEATGSLDEVDITRIRDRNDALAALDERKERILRSLRERELLSDELERAIAGAGTLQVLEDIYLPYRPKRTTRAARARERGLEPLALLLWEQSGHDPVEKAKTFVDSEAGIDDEDAALDGACDIITEWISEDRGIRERLRSLYGSKGIVTSKVKAAKKNDREAQTFRDYFEWGEGITRIPSHRVLALFRGESQGVLTVKIGVPEAEALQLIEHDIVTGLGPDSEEIQSASRNAFKRLLAPAMEKEMRRQLKTEADIEAIDVFSANLKKLLMAPPFGNRRVLAVDPGLRTGCKVVCLDEQGGLLHQEVLYPLNGDSQAREAAARFGELAGHYRPEAIAIGNGTGGRETEQFFRNSVSLPEGVVVSLVNESGASVYSTSEAARREFPDQDATVRGAVSIGRRLMDPLAELVKIDPKSIGVGQYQHDVDQKALRSALDDTVELCVNAVGVAVNTASPELLARVSGLSGKKAEAIVRFRAEKGLFASRQALKAVPGIGPKAFEQCAGFIRIPGGDNPLDAGAVHPENYPIVEAMAADLGCTVRELLDSRALQQQIDPNRYITADVGLPTLQDILEELARPGRDPRSPFAAFAFDPRVRSIDDLAPGMVLPGIVTNVTSFGAFVDVGVHNDGLIHISELADRFVPHPSEVVSPGDRIHVLVLDIDTERKRISFSKKGLNREG
- a CDS encoding Y-family DNA polymerase — protein: MLIALCDCDNFYVSCERVRNAALRDRPVVVLSNNDGCIVARSPKVKALGVAMGTPYFKVRPFLERHNVAVLSGDHAFYNRVSRQVMDVLRRFSPLMEVYSIDEAFLSLDILARKDPAGYARDIRRAVWRQTGVPLSIGVADTKTLAKVAVHHVKRNRLSQGVFVLPRDAGERDAILRQTPVEEIWGVGRRLARGLRKIGLTTAEALRDYEEAALKGYGIRVVQMAYELRGIPCYALRERREPRKSVSVAKSFGRPLSSYGDLAEAAAAYVADAAERMRRDGMMATCVQVAIMTNRFDREAPQYAQGIDVRLAEPTEYTPTLVKAALRGIEEIYRSGYSFKKVSVVLAPLVPRQAVQPRLFAVADRSRQRRLMRVVDSINASGEELIWLAGSGEPGRRSWAMRRDHPGGAERVNTERSAESASERIIPLG
- a CDS encoding cytochrome c biogenesis protein CcdA, which produces MDAFIRTISVALQESSGIAIGAALLWGGMSIILSPCNIVAIPLIVGYVDSQSAENPRKALLLSSLFGVGILVNLLLIGGLIATAGHFLSGIGSYLNYLVAAILVVVGLHLLEVITIPWFAQPAVETKRSGAMGALVLGLVSGLAVGPCSFAYVAPVMVLVLKIVATQPVFSMLLLFAYAAGVALVIIAVGTFAGFVQRFMQWDERSRGTLWINRVCGVLIILAGVYFIYEA
- a CDS encoding thioredoxin family protein; translated protein: MVSDLDQEFSGALEVQTVDVWENQAVAERYNVRVVPTLVILDPSGKAIGKHEGMAKLEELRVGLKKLGVEPPENES